ACGGGTGCAGGAAACTAGCAGATAATCCTACACGCCTGGGGCTGGGaaaggtgaggttgcagggagaCAAACTGCAACAGGAACACACGGCAGTAACTTAACAAAGCTGCGTTGGTGATAATTTACCAACAGCAGGATGCTTTCCTCCGCAAACCCATAAGCTTGATTCAAGCCATGTATGACAGAATTGGCTTTAATCATAAATTGCAAGAATTTGACTTTTGCTTAGCCTTGGAAATGGAAGATGCATATTTGGATGTGTTTATAAACATTCGATTTTATAACCCTTCAGTTTACTTAATCTTATCTCTACCAGTTTTGAGTGGTTCTTTTGAACCTCACTGCTGTCAAGTTTTAGTTTTGTTATGTATGTTGTTTTAATAATTTCAGTGATAACTGTATTGTTTATATTGCAGTTTTCGTGTTTATGCTGTAAGATACTCTGGTTATAataaaaagcaggatataaatagtaaTTGCTGttctccacaggcagctgctcAGTGGATTCTGTGTCGAACTATGTCTAAGAACCTTTCCCCCATAGAGGCTGATGCTTCCCATTTGTGTCTTGAGTTCCGATCCAGATGCAGGATGATTATGTTCCAAGATCCTGAGTTCTCACTACCCTTTAATCCAGATATACCTCTTACCCCAATCTCTGGCCTAACTCGGGGTTTCAGGACCTTTAGCACATTAACCGGGTAAGTTTCAGAGTAGTGAAATGAGGTAGAAAACATTGCATTTTCACAATTTCCTTAATTTAGCAGCATAATGAGTGGATACAATATAGTTCAAGTTAGGTAGTTTCAAATGTGTAATTAATTTTTCAGTTGACTATCTCTGCAAAGTATGCATGCACAGTATAACTTACACACTATCGCTATCCAAACACAAGGCAGTCACAGGAAATCATTCTTTAGGTTTCCTGTGTTTTGAGATGAGTGTTTGCACAAGGAGTCAACAAACAACTATGATTATTTGAAAGCTGTGGTAAAGGCTCTTGAATATAAAAATGTCAATTTTCATATCTAGTACTTTGGGTGACTGTCTTTTTCATGGATTCTGGTGAAATAATTATTGAGAACTGACAGCATAACCATATTGCATTTGACCTAGTTTGTATTTAGTGCTGAGCAGCatgcattgtgatttttttcttccatAATTAAATTTGGTTTGTGCTAGTCACAAATTTTCTTTCATTAtctataaaatattatttgcattgAAACATGCTATTTTGCTCTGTGCATTAAAAGTACAAATGGTGGCAATGGCACACACCAGCAACGTGGAGAAAATTCTTTGTGTGTGCCCCACACCATCCCTAAATTTGCTTTGGAGGATTGGGTGGGGGACCTGGACCAGATTTAGGGGACATATAAAGAAAGGAAGCGGGGAAGTTTCATCGAGTCCTTGTGTTGACAGAATGAGtgcattgaataccacccaaaatATTGATAGCAAAGCaatagtacagtatataaaatcacACGTGAcggccacttttttaaaaaacaacaacaacttacaatTAATCAAAATAAAGCAACTAATTCTAAAGCAGATCACAATAAAAATTAGATTAAAAAGCAGATCATCATAAAAACTTAAGTGTTCTCTAAATGGTGTCCCTATGGCAGTGATGGAGCCAGACTGCGGCTGCAAACTTAACCCAGTTACCTGGAATTAAGCCTcaatgagttcaataggacttacttttgagtagacatggttaggttCCTGATGGAAGTTGGCAGATGGGGCTTAAGGTAGTCAGTGAGTCTTAAATGCATCTCGCTTACGGTAATCTAAATTCTAATCTGACTTCAGTCCTTAGTAATTATTTCTCTGGTGCAGCATTCTAAGGTCCCCTGATCATGTATAGTAGAAGCTGATGAAATGGCAGCTGAATGCAATTTGTCTACTAATTGTGATTACTGTCTTAGGAGAGAGGCGCACAGACCAGAAAACACTCACAAACTTTATATTTCAATCAGAAATTCAGTCTTTTATGTCCTGTATTAATTTGTAGAACATGTGTGTTTCTCCCAAGCATTCCTGTTACTTTGTTCATGCAGGGATACACCAAGACGCTGCCTAGATCTATCCAATCTCAGCAATGGTGAAGAGGAAACTGCCTTCAACTTCAACCAGTCCCCAGGTACATTGGAAACTGGTAATAGTTGTTGCCAGCAGCACAATTCTCTGCATGCTGCTGCTTGTCTGTATTCCTGTAGCTCTGTTCAAACGGCTAATGTGTTAGGGCATTTATATTGGCTGCCCAATGACAACATTCTCTGAATGGCtcactaaaataaaataaccataaGAAATGCAGCATAAAATTGTCAGTAAGCCAAGCCCCCTCAGAGAATTTGATTACATGCTAACATGCCAGGCAACTTGTGGAAACAAGTGTCCTGGACTCTCCCACTGCCATTCTATTAGAACTCTGGAAAGCTCTCTTCCCAAGCCGCACCCCTCATTGCGTGCTTTCAGTAGGCTTTTGTGATTTGTTTTCTGGTtattctagggcaggggtcccaaGCTGGCCTGTTGTCCACCAGTGGttcacaagcttcattcaggcgGTCTGTGGCATGATTGCAATAAATATTAATGTTGGTTTTTAGTTgtattttcattgcttcttttatttattatattgtattttgttgtattcCAATTTTAATTATAAGGAatgcaaattgtaatacaataaaataaataaaataagcaattaaAAATTGCAATTAAAAGTCGGCATCTAGCACAATTgtcacaaaaggaagaaaaatcaattaAGTGGTCTGGCAAGACCAttggcaattttcaagtggtccatggggggggggaagtttggGAACCAGTGGTTAAGCCATTTTTACAGGTAGGAAGGAACATCTTCTGGCTTTTATCTTGTCACTTACACTTCAAGCCTGGATCTTTTCTGGTCTTTTgctgatttctttctttattcttttacaGGTCAGAAGGGTTCAATGGGACTCCAGAATAAGCTGTAAGTTATGCCATCACATTCTTACAGCATATTAGCATATTAGTAttagcttccccaccaccaccatttgtgTTTAAAATGTTGATCTGCTGAGAATGGGGAATAAAGCTGAGAATGATAGGAGAGAGGGAAGATTCTTTCCCAATTAGGTGGTTTCCTTTTTTGAGCCCTGAGTGCTAGAAATCTGTGAACCTGAGCAAAGCACAGACATATTTGGGCTCTTTGGCAACAAGTATGTTTTATAACTACCAATGACTTCAGGACCTCTATTGTCTTTTTCTAGAGTTTACCAACGTATATTTAGAAAAATGTAGAGATGCTTGTGGaggcttttgttcttttttgcttttctacCAAACAGCCTAGCAGGCCTTAGATTCTTCTTCTCACTTTCCTCAAGACAATTTATTTGTTCattggtgctgtggttaaaccactgagcctagggcttgctgatcagaaggttggtggttcaaatccctgtgacggggtgagctcccgttgcttggtcccagctcctgccaacctagcagttcgaaagcatgtcaaaatgcaagtagataaataggaaccgctacagcgggaaggtaaacggcgtttccatgtgctgctctggtttgccagaagcggctttgtcatgctgaccacatgacctggaagctatacgccggctccctcggccaataatgcgagatgagcgcgcaaccccagagtcggtcacgactggacctaatggtcaggagtccctttacctttacctaaagaagATACATTGGAAATGCCTTGTAAACTGGGGAACAGCTTGCTACTAATTTGCATGGTTTAGTTGCATATGACGTAACTTTCATGCCTGGTGGACACAGGTAGAGCATATGTGCCTGTTTCACCATCTGGGTCTACCAGGCAAATTGATTAACCAAAGCTGTTGATATTTGCAGCCCCAAACATTCATATCAATAGTTTGACCCAAATTGTAGTGAAATACAAGCCAGGCATTTTCAGCCTTAGATGGATTTATTCACAATATAGATGAAATACTGTAACTGGATTCATTTACATGAATAGAACGTGGGTTTTTTATCAGTACAAGGAAAGGGTGCCTTACCCTCTGAATGTCTGTCTCTCTGTTGGAAAATTCTAACCCAAATGCAGGTGGAGAGTGGTTGGTCCATTGCTTAATTTTCATGCACCCACATCAGTAAGCCCCTGTCCCTGAACTGAGGGTGCTGAATCTATAAGATGCTGGTCAAATTGATATTTTGCTCATCAGGATTCATAAGCAAAATGGCTGTACAAAGGACTTGCACTGTTTTTTCTTTGTATACCAGCGTACTAAAGATTTGGTCTTTGCTAGGTTAGTTTATTGTGAGAATAAAGAGAAGGTTGGGGTTTGGTTTTGTGTGTCATCTGGAAGTAGACCCCAGATGTTGGAAATATGAAAAGTAAGTAGGTAGCATGAACTTAACAACAAGTTTATAAAATATGGAACTGTCCTGTGAATAAACCAGGAGGTGAACTCTGAAGTGATTTCCAGGAAGGCCAGGAGACCTTGCCTCAATTCTTCAGACTGAAAAAATGGCTGAAATCTCTTCCTGCTGGACAACTTTTAGCAAGAGTTTGCAAGGCAGATTGGGATTGACAGATTGATCGCTCTTTTTCAATGAGAAGGCTTTCTGACTAGTTATCTTTTTCTCCCAGCAGACATTCAGGGAGGCAGTGTTCACAATTGCTGCAGGTGAGTATTTCCTGTCTGGTGAGGTGGAAGTCATTCACTTCTTTGTAATATTCTGCTGCTAGGGAACTGTGAGATAATGAGTCAGAGGACTTGGGGTCCCAGTTCTAAGATTCACAACCAATATTAATTTACTGGAAACGTGTTTCTCTACTTGGCCTTCCAGTCCCAGGTACTGTGCagcacaccagacactccaaGCTGCTTCCAGCACATTAGCAGGGTGATCAGCAGTCCTTCCATGAACAAAGAGAATgtgagtattttttattttattttatttgcagcaaGCTGGGCTTTCCAGCCATATTAGTAAGGTGCATACTGGGATATCAGGCAGGCAGAAGTCTTTGCTTACCAGAAGGGTACAGAATCTAGGCCCTTCCTTTTCACTTCATGGTGATAACACTTAGCTTAGCTTTCCTGAAACTAGGTTCTTGATTCCAGGGGTAGTTCTCAACTCTAAAAGCCACCTCCTTTCCTTATCTCCTTCCAGGAGGGTAGCCCTTTTAAGCACCCAGGGTGGAGCATGCCCAAATCCCTGCTGTTCTGGAAAAAACCACCAGATGCACAGCTGACCTATGCTACTACGCTGGTAAGTTAATACTGCTTAAGTTATGTGTGGGTATAGATATTAAGTAGTAGTCGGATCTACCAGCTGGACAGCTGTGAGGCCAACACCATAATTTAATTTATAACATTTTCAGTTTCATCTACACTGATACATGGGAATCCATGCATTGCGGGTTTACATATTTTTTCTCCTCTACAAAAATCACTGTTCCTTGGGAGTGTtagtctaacacaggcatccccaaactttggccctccagatgttttggtctacaactcccatgatccctagctaagaggaccagtggtcaggagtgatgggaactgtagtccaaaacatctagagggccaaagtttgggggtgcctggtctaattcAAGCCAGTCTTTCAAGCTTCATGATGCAGGGAACTTCTTCGTTGGACATGAATGAATGGGGATGAAGCATTTGGTTAGGGAACTCAGAATTAATCTCCCAGCggcaagtgagagcccaggggtctgaacactcatcccccaccaccactttctgaacacagcccaggaagaaggagcggaatcactgcatgacagtgcccccagctcccaacccctctagacggtccagaaggatgttatggtcgatggtgtcaaaagccgctgagagatccagcagaactaggaaacagctctcacctttgtccctagtccgccggagatcatcaaccagtgtgatcaaggcagtttcagtcccatgatgaggcctgaatcccgactggaagggatccaaatggtccgcttcttccaggcgtgcctggagttgttcagcaaccactcgctcaatcaccttgcccaagaatggaagatttgagactgggcaatagttggccatattggccgcatctaaagatggttttttaagaagcggtttaataactgcctctttcagcgggtctgggaaggctccctcacagagagaagcattcaccaacccacgaagcccatcgcccagctgtTCCCGGATAGCTTTTATAAGCCCGGATAGCTTTTATAAGCccggatgggcaaggatcaaggagacagttggttggtttcactcgtccaagcagcctgtccacatcctcggaggtaacagattggaattgatcccacacaactggactagacaggactctagcactctcccgccccagccctgctcccacggtggtgtctacctcttcctgaatctgagcgactttatctgcaaaaaactttgcagaatcgttgcaggagatcatgcggcccgtactgggccccgatggagcaggtggttccactaaactgcgaaccacctgaaaaagactcctgctgctgttttctgcagatgcaatagaggcggtgaagaaagtcttcttcgctgtCACTACCGCCatttggtaggctcgacattgagctctaacccgtttCCGGTCAGCTTCAGCATGACTTATCCGCCACCGGCACTCTAACTgtctcagtgattgtttcattgccctcagatccgtggaaaaccacggagctgtctgggctccatgcaattggagagggcgcttcagagccaaacagtcaatagccctggttaactctacattccagcgggccatCAGGGAattggctgaaaggccatcaacatgggataaagcatcccctaccactctctggaaaccatttggatccattaagtggcgggggcggaccatccgaatcggtcccaactggagaagtccagttgcaccaggtagtgatctgaccatggcacttctttagtttcgcttttacttagtgccAGATCACCAatatccatagaggtaaacaccaggtccaaggcatgtccgcggctatgagttgggccagacttattcagggacagccccatggaggccatgctttccacaaagtcccgagcggccccttgtaaggtcgtgtcggcatggatattaaaatcccctaggacaaccaaactaggtgtctccaggagaacgtccgccatgacctgaagcagctcgggcagggaatccttggtgcagcgaggaggtcggtacaccagaaggaatcctgtactgcccctattgcccaacttccagaacatgcactcagagaactgggtcttcccaataggacgcctggtgcaaaatAATGActtctaaaaatcactgcaaccccccctccccgcccacaagtcctgggttgctgtgcgtaagagaaacctggtggacacgcagcagctaaaacaggcctatctgcttcatccaaccaagtctctgttacacatgccggGTCAAGTCCTCGATCcatgatcaagtcatggatggcagtggtcttatgaatcattgacctggcattgcacagcagtactttcaggtcgtgtgggtatcccttgttgattccagtatccatccggtcaagaccagacccggaggcagggatagtcctcagacaaaaCTAATATAAAAGCCAAATTACCCAACCACAGATATATAAAAATTCTAGGGGaaatatatatagatacacacacatatatcatgCCAGAGAAGCAATAGGTGCCAGCTGTGAGCTTCTTATCTTGACAGGAAGCAGGTGATCTAGAGGAGTATGAGATGGAAGATCTTGGCAGCCCAATTTCTGCAGTGACACCACCAGGAATGCCAGAGTCCTTGAGTGGCTTTCCAGAACTCTGCCCTGAACAGGAAGAGACTGAGGTGAGACGAATGTGATACGTTCACTCCATTATTGGCATTTGTGAAAAGCAAGAAATCTTAGAAAATGGAAAAGTAGATCTTGCCAGCTATGGATCTCAGGGGTACCAGAACACAGTGGTCTTGGATCTGTTCCTGCTACAAAGCTGCCAgtgtggttggagagagagcTCACAGCCTTTTGAGTAGTGTGGTTTGGTAATGGCTGAATCATGGACTTGTACTTTCagatccccatccctgatctatctAGTAATTATAAAAAACTAAAATCCTGATGATGAGGCTGGTGCTGCTCACCACCAAAGCTGTAGGAGCCCTGAAACTTTGTCGATGAAACAAGGGAGTTCCCCACTGCTCCCCAACTTCCATCACTGTCTATGTGCCACTCTGAGCAGGTCTCTATGAACAAGACTCGACTCTTCCGATCCCCATCACTGCCAGAGAAACTGAACAGACCCGTACTGAAGAAGGCAGCAAAGAGCCAAGATGAAGACGAAGCGCCCATCAAGGTGAAACAGAAGCACATCCCAACCCAAGAGGAGCCGGATGAGGTAAGATCCTGCTTGGTTCAAGTACAGTACAAGTTCCTGGGTCTAAGTGGTGACAGCAGAATGGCAGTCCCATGTGCTGTATCAACAGGTAGCTATCAGGGCATAGCTGCTGTCATGAGAGCATACCTGATGATGCAGATAataagcccatctagtccagcattctcctCTTGCAGTGGTCCACCAGATGCCAGGGAGGCGGGGTGTCACACGCAGGACCTGAGTGTTGCAACACTTTCCCCACTTGCTTTCCCCAGCAACCAGTTATGTCTTAGCCCATAATGCCTTTGTTACTTGAGCCATCATAACTTAGGGGCCCATCAGACTGCTGTTTAGTTGTGGATGTATGCAGCAAAGTGTTTCTGATTCATAGTGCATTTGAAATGGGTGTGTACTGAGCCATCCAAACATCATGCCGTTTTCTCAGTTGTTTTGCGATGCTTCCCCAACATACCTGCGTCATTGCATCCACACTTAAACTCTGCCTTTCATTGTTCGTCTTCCGGCTACCCTTAATTCCCCGCTTTCTTCCTCCAGTGCAAATTAGTCATGCCGTGACGCCATGCCACTACACTTTCATTTCAACACCTTTTCAATTTTTATATTCAGGCTGTGATTGCTGTGCTAAACGTTTGCTCATTTCCATTAAAAGGAAAACACCCACAGGAATGCCAATTTTGGGCGTTAACAGGAGGGATAGGAGAGCGGCTACGTCACAAAGGAGCAGATGCATTTTGGCACATTGCCATGGCACTTTTGTGCTATTGTACATTAACAGCAGGAGTGAAAAGATGAACCGTAACATTTGTAGTATAAAAAGTTATGGGGTTTTAGCTGGAAGCTTGAGGATGTGCACTGATTGCTGCCAAGGCAGTATCAGCAAATGGTATTGAAAGTTTGATTGTGTATAATTGTCCTGATAGCATCGTGAGCACAAACCATGATGCATACACAGTAGAAAGGatgcctgaggggggggggcccTAGAAGCCATCGATAGCCATGAATTTCTCCAAAACCCTTTAAAAGTCATCCAAATCGGAGGCCATCACTATATCTTGTGGTAGCATGTAATTTCTACTGCCACACTTGTGTGAACAGAGAGAAACAAGCAAGGTAACTGGGCAGGGAATTCATTTGCTTTACATGTTGTTGATGACTGCCTGCTTTGTTTATATAGGTAATGCATTTGAAGAAGGCAGCCTCCCTTTCTGAAATGGAGATTGTCAGAGCACTGGATCAAGACCACAGCTTCAGGCAGCTGATTGGAGATTTCTCCTGTGTAGGTTTCTTCAACCTTCGTGGGGCAGGCTTTTGTCTTTCACTCTCCAATGATGCTGAATTTCTTACCTTGATTGTTGACCGATGCTGGGAGATGCAAGCTTTCTACATATTTAAACTGTCTGATGATATTTTATCATCAGACAAAGCAGGGCAGGCACAGTTACAAGTGGGCTTGGGGTGGATAttgatatcacacacacacacacacacacacacacacacgcctgatTTTATGACCTAGCTGTAAGACCACTTGCATGATTTGGGTGGGGTTCCAACTGCCTCTCTATAAGCAGCTCCCTGCATGAGTCAAGAAGCTCTTAACCGGATTGGTACACATATCTGTGAGAATTGTATTGGGGTAgttcaagggtggggaacttttcCGGCTCTGGCGGCCCCACCCTGTGCACCAACTTTGATAGATGGGTGGGCGAATCTACCTGTAAGTCACATGGCATAACTGATGCCGCATGACTGACATATGGGTTGCCCTGCCCATGTGTCAAAATCCCTTTCAGTTCCTACAATCCCATCAAAACTTCACCAGCTATCTTTAAAAGGGTGGGAGAAACAGTTCTTCATGTTAAACTGTTCTGTACTAATTAATGAGAATTGAATGTTATAGTACAATATGGCCTAGATGCCACTGTGCCGTTCATTCCCACAAGTCTTGTTTTACCAATTGTTGTAGCACAGAATCAGATAAGATTTCTTTTTCACAGTCTGGAAACTCTTAAGGacgtggttcccaacatggggcacacgccccacagggggggaatttgagaatgagttattaacagttaatggccttttaggcttcctccaagtGAATAGGAGTTCTCTTTTTGAATAATAAGCATTatatgtcatgggggggggggcatcaggattttagagatgcttaggtggggcatggccaaaataaggttgggaaccactgctctaaggcATTGCGCTCAACATTTTTAATTCTTATTGCAGGGAACCTTTAGAATATGAGGACTGTCTGCTGAAAGTCCTGAATGGGTTATCCCATTTGTCCCTTGCTGCCTCATCctgattcattttacaaacagGAATGCAACATCACTCCTCAAAAAAAGTGGCTGTATATTAACCAAAAAGCCTATTTGCAACCGCTCAGCATTGCCAGAATAGCTGTCCTTTGTTACATCTTTAACTAGTTGCTGGAACGTTACTTGCACCTAAGCTGAATATAGTTCTGGTGCTTAAGAGTTAAACAGCAGTACTGTACATTTCTCCAATGTAAAAGTGGAATAATAAAATGCCATTAACCATACTATCAAGAAACCAACTGGAAAgtgaaaagaacaaaaataatctCATTTCATTCACAAtctgctgtgttttgctttttacaaGGTTGTATAGGGCTACACTTCAGGCATCTTCCCTATGTTGTGATCCCTTTGTGGCATCACCCGTGTTAATTTGCCCCTGACAATTCTAATAAAatatatactcccccccccaatttgtgtAATTCTGCCAACAGGGTATGAGTTTTCAGACTATAAAGGATTTTTCTTGTAGAACTCTCAACGCTGCCTTGTAATCTTGCAGAAAATGCAGCCTAGCAAATAAAGATCAACCAGGGGGTTACGTTGCTTTTCAAAGCATAAGGAGTGCTTTTGAACCAGGAATCAAATGATACATTCAGTGCTTGCAGCCCAAATGTCTGCATGTTTTTTTCAGAAGTAGGTCTGATTATGGAGTTCACTGGGGCTTGGTTTTAGAATTTATCTTGCTAGGGCTCGGGAGATCTGGGGGGCTCGGGAGCTATGGCAAAGCCTGAAGTGGAACGTGGTTGCATTGTTTCCAGGTGTATTCACTGCCAACAGTAGCAGGAAGGCATCAGGACCTGAAATACATCACTTCAGATACCGTGAGCAATCACCTCTTCCGttatctgtgtgtgtctgtgtctttgGCCCTTTGGTTTCCTCCACATCAGCTGAATTTTGGCTCCTTGACCCTCACTTGGTTCTATAAAAATCCCGGAAGGTACTTGGAGGGGTGGGGATATAGCTGTCCTTCCCACCCCAATACAGATTTGCGTTTTGTGCCCTAACTGAAGGACCACAGCGATACCTCAGTCTACCTTTAGTGTTACCTGCTGGAGCTATCCTCCACCTTAGAGATGATAGGTAACCATGTAACGACAGGAAAGAAATAGTAGAGCTTGTATGGGTTTTTTTACTTCCTATTTagcccatcctccccccccccccaagagctcaaggtggtggtaGAGATGATGATTCTCCCCCCATTTCTAGCTGCATTTTATCCTGACAACAGCCCTGTGATGTAGGTACGGCTTGAGAGTTAGTGACGAGTTGAACTTGGGTCTTGTTCTGCTATTCTTTTAGATGGCTGCTCTGCTCCAAGGCCAGTTCCAAAGCCTTATAGAGAAGTTCTACATTATTGACTGTCGCTACCCCTATGAATATGACGGGGGACATATCAAGGTGAGAGAATCATGCGCTTAATTAAGGGTGGTGATTGGTTTTCGTGGGCTGCATGATGGGGTGGCTTTAGCTCACTGGCAAGGCATAATGCAAAACGTCACGGTTAAATCCCCAACACCTCTAGGTGGGGCTTCTGCATATCAATGCTAGACAACCATGACCAGCTGATGTAGATgccttataccaggcacccccaaactgcagcgctccagatgttttggcctacaactcccatgatccctagctaacaggaccagtggtcggggaagatgggaattgtagtccaaaacatctggagggctgaagtttggggatgcctgccttatacctCATCCCTACATCGTATTTCTGAGaatttcttttctatttctaACTACAGGGGGCTCTGAATATCCCCGGGGCAGATGATCTGTTTGAATCCTTCCTGAGAAAGCCTCTACTCTCGCCAACGCCTCAGAAGCGCCTCATCCTTGTTTTCCACTGTGAATATTCCTCAGAGAGGGGCCCAAAGATGTGAGTGTGGGTCTCAGTGAGGCAACCCTTTGGAGCACGATAAACAGGTGGGGTTTGGGAGGTCCTTTGCTTGATAGGGTGGCTTTTGCCTTGCCTTTCTTCTTACTCTTCCTTCCTTGCTGTTACTTGAAGGTGTCGCTATCTGAGGGAAGAAGACAGAGCCATGAATGAGTATCCTGCGCTGCACTATCCTGAACTGTATGTCCTTCAGGGTGGCTATAAGGACTTCTTCATCGAATACAAGGTAACAGCCAAGACTTTGGCTTCATAATCCTGCCACGCAGGAACATCTCATTCTAAGATTTGGGTTCTTctagcaaattgggggggggggagatgtcaaCCCTCTTGTGCATGTTTTGAGGGACAAGACAACTAAAAACTAATCCTGAAAAGATTATTATAAAATGCGTCTATAATGCAGCAGATCGAATTCCAACAGCTGAGATAGCAAGAAGCAATCAAAGATCAATTATTGTTCGTTTAAAAAGCTCAGGCAAATGAAATACTTGTAACCAGGCACTTAAAATTAGGTAACATATACAACAGACTAACAACTCTGGCGAGGGTATTGTGCAGTTGTGGTGCCACCTCCGTGAAGGTCCTGTCTCCACTCTCCTACCTCTGAAAGGTAAAGGGGAAGATCACTTTAATAAGCTTAATAAGAATGGGCACAGTcaggcttcctgtttccagcggtgagaaatggctgactcccaaaCG
Above is a window of Zootoca vivipara chromosome 2, rZooViv1.1, whole genome shotgun sequence DNA encoding:
- the CDC25C gene encoding M-phase inducer phosphatase 3; protein product: MSKNLSPIEADASHLCLEFRSRCRMIMFQDPEFSLPFNPDIPLTPISGLTRGFRTFSTLTGDTPRRCLDLSNLSNGEEETAFNFNQSPGQKGSMGLQNKLHSGRQCSQLLQSQVLCSTPDTPSCFQHISRVISSPSMNKENEGSPFKHPGWSMPKSLLFWKKPPDAQLTYATTLEAGDLEEYEMEDLGSPISAVTPPGMPESLSGFPELCPEQEETEVSMNKTRLFRSPSLPEKLNRPVLKKAAKSQDEDEAPIKVKQKHIPTQEEPDEVMHLKKAASLSEMEIVRALDQDHSFRQLIGDFSCVYSLPTVAGRHQDLKYITSDTMAALLQGQFQSLIEKFYIIDCRYPYEYDGGHIKGALNIPGADDLFESFLRKPLLSPTPQKRLILVFHCEYSSERGPKMCRYLREEDRAMNEYPALHYPELYVLQGGYKDFFIEYKELCEPQSYCPMCHQDFKAEMLTFRTRSKTWAGDRRWRGQVARLMKP